Within Hydrogenophaga sp. PAMC20947, the genomic segment TGAGACGATGTGATGTCCCCTATGGCCACACCGCCACCGGTGAGCACATCCACTTTCTGGGTGGGCGGATCCAGTGGTGAGGGATTCACCGTGTCGGGGTAGCCCCTGCCATTGATCATGGCGTAGTCGTCGCGCATGTTCTTGAACGGCAGCGGCTGCACGCCGATGTGCAGATCGTGAAATTCGCTGTCCATGGACACCAGCTGCAGCGGTTTGGACACGTCGTAGCCGGTCGATCCGTCACCGTCGTTGTAAACGAACTTGGTGTAGGTTCTGCCGCCATAAGTCTTGGGCGTGCCGTCTTGTAGGGGCTTCACATACAGGTTGCCCAGCATGCCCATCTGCATGTGCTCGGTGGCTTCCTGGTGGCAGTGGTACAGGTAGGTGCCGGGATCGTTCAGCTTGTAGTAGTACGTGAACGAAGAACCCATGTTCACGCCGAACGAGCCTTCCGGCATGCCGTCGAACACCGGAGGCTGCTGGGGGAAGCCATGGAAGTGAACGGTGTGCGGGTCGAACAGGTCGGGCCGCATGGCCATCGACACATTGGTCAGCGTCAGGTAAAAATCTTTGCCTTGCTGCAGCTCGATGGTGGGCGCTGAGAAGTTGGCGTCCAGGCTGTCCAGTGGCACCTGATTGACCGCCTTCTTGGTCACGTCGGTGAAGCCAAAGGTGTAGAGCTCTCGCTTGTCGGCCATGGTGATGAAACCGTCGCCCGCCGCCAGGTGCATACACTGCGAACTGGCATTTTTAGGTCCAGCCACAGCGGGATCAACGTCGTAGGCCGCTTTGATCATGCCGTTGGCATCCACCCCCGCGTTGTTGGGGCCGCATTGAACGAACACCTCGGCATGGGCCTGCGTGAGCAGCCCCAGGCTGGAGGTGGCGGCCAGTGCGATCAGGCTCCGGTGAAAGGTCTGGGTGGTGGTCATGGTGTGACTCCTTCTGTTGACTTTGAGCATGCCGTTCTGCTGGGCGCCCGACTCACTGACCGGTCAGTGACAAGGTCACCGGGCTGGATGCGCCGTTGTAGGAGATGGACAAGCTGCCAGTCTTGCTGGCGTTGGTAAACCCACCAGCGAATCGCACTTCAATCTGGCAAGTGTTGCCAACCGCGACCGTCTGGCCGGAACAGGTATCGACGGCTGTGGGTGTGCGTGTGCCGAAACTGTTTCCGAGCAAAGCTGCAAAGTTGGTGTTGCTCACAGCCACCGCACCAAAGGTTGCCGGTGCGGTGCCACCCACCGTCAAGGTGACCATGCTGTAGAAGTTGCTGTTGCTGCGGGTTCCGAAGTCGAGCGTGCTCCCGGTCAACGTTGCGGCACCCGATGCACCGGTGATGCTCACGGCGGGTTGACCACCACCGCTCCCTCCACCAGCGCCGAACTCATCGGCTCCCACATCTATATTGGTTCTGAGTCGGTCGTCGCCGTCGTAGTCATTGGTGGGCACACCGTTGTTGCCATTGCGGTTGGCACCGGCATTGACCGCCACCGAACCGCTCTGGAGGTGGTAGTCGGCGCGCAGCGCGGCTGGGTCGTCCAGGTCCCACGGGGTGAGTGGGCTGAAGATGACGTTGATGAAGTTGCCGCCCTCGTCAAAGGTCAGCGCCGTTTGCATGATGGTGGTTTCAGGCAAGATCACAGGCTGATCCGGATCGGTCTGCGACAGGAGGCTGATGGGCCTGACGAACGCAACCTGCGAATCGGAAGCCTGGATGCCGCCGTTGGCGCTGCTGTTGCCCGCCCCGATGGTGAGCACGCTGTTGCTGGACGCCAGGGCCGTCTTGCTGGTATTGCCCACCACGCCCAGATCCCAGACGCCGGCGTCGGTCAGCACCGTGGTCTGCACGTCGTTGGGACCGGGGTTGGCAGGTGTGATGCTCCAGGTGTAGGCGTGGTTGCCATGCACGATGTTGTTGAGCAGGGTCGGGCTGCTGTTGTTGCCACCGCTCACGCGGGCAATACCGGCCACCTGCGCCGTGGACTGCACTTTCTGCCCTGTGGGAGGGAAGGACTGGCGGTTGGTGGCGGTGCTGGTGTTGCCGGCCACGGTGTTGTTGACCAGGCGCACGTTGCTGCCCACATCGGCCACCGCCACGCCACCACCGGCGTAGGCCGTCGCGTTGTTGACGATCATGTTGTTCGTCAGGAGCACGTTGTCGGCGTTGTTGCCGTTGCCGTTTCGGGTACGAACGATGCTCACGCCTCCACCGGCGCCGGCGCCTGCATGGTTGTACTGAATCAGGTTGCGGTCCACGGTGAGATCCCCCGTGCCTTCGTCCGTTCCACCGGGAAGCGTGATCTGGCCTCCGATGAACAGGCCACCACCGGTGGGATCTGTGGCCTGATTGAACGTCTGGTTGAGCAAGATCTTGTTGTTCAGGATCTGGTTGCTGCCAGCCGAGAAGCCCACGTGGCTGATGCCGCCGCCATCGGACATGGAGAAGTTGCCGCAGATGTAGTTCTCGCTCACGAGGTAGTTGTTGGAGCCCGTGCCCATGGTCACGCCGCCGCCGCCACCGTCGCCGTTGGCGATTTCGGAAGCACCATTCTGCGAAATCCAGTTGTAGGCCACGACCACGCCCGTGTTGACGCCAGAGGTGTAGACCGTGTCACTCTCCAGTGCCGTGTGGCCGACCCGCACACCACCGCCGTAGGTGCCGTAGTTGCCCACCACCCGGTTGTTCGTGATTTGCAGGTTGCAGTTGTAGCCGCTGGCCAGGATGCCGCCGCCGGAATCGGAGCCCGTCACCGTCAAGCCATCGATCCGGAACGCAACACCGGCGTTTTGACACGTGGTGCCCTGGTTGTTGCCAGCGCGACCCACGGCCAGAATGCCAGGGCCTTCTTCGGCACTGAACAAAATGGGCTCGTTGTTGGCCTTGTTCATGCCCAGGGCCTGGCCTGGCAGCAGATCAAAGGTGCGGTTCGGACCCACGACCAGGGTAGGCCCGCCGGTATCTACATTCACCGGTGTGCCGGCGGGGCAGCCCGTGCCGGGATAGGTCACGAAATTGGGCACGGCCCCCGCATTGCCATTGGCCAGACTGCAGCGCGCATCGACCTTCTTGGCCATCAGCGTGCGCCATGCGGCCAGGCCGCCGGCGCTGGCCTTGGAGGCGTTGATGGCCACCGAGTTGGCGCCCCAGCCCTGCAGGCGAACGCGCTTGTCGGCGACCACATACTCGTTGTAGGTGCCGGGTGGAATGCTGATCAAAGCGCCGGCCGGGGTGGTGGGGGCATCGATCACGGCCTGGATACTTTCGCCGGGCTGGACCACGATGGGTTTCAGACCACCCACATGCACGGTCAGACCGACCACGGATGACTTGCCGTTGTCACCGCGGGTAATGATGAGCTGGCCCGTGCCGGCGTTGTTGGGCACAGTGACCACGATGAGGTCGTTGCTCCAGGTGGTTGCCGTCAGGGTGGTGTTGCCCAGCTTGATGGTTCCTTGCGAAGTGCCAAAGCCATAGTCACGCACGATGTTCTTAGGCGAGCCCGGTAAGGCGGGGTCGTATGCCGGATTCGGCACGTCAACTTGCCCGGCTGACACGATGGTCAGGGTGCGAGCGCTGCTGTTGCCACCATTGGGCACCCAGGGGCCGTTGTTGCCGTTGTTGACAGCGGGGTTGGCGTTGTTGGCGCTGTAGATGACGGGTGTGCCATCCTGGCATTCGCAGTCCAGCGGGTTCTTGTCCACCGAAGCAAAGGCGGCGATGGGCAGCACCGGCGTGTCGAGGTAGGTGGTCTTGCCCGCCAGGTACTGCAGGGTGTAGCAGAACTGGGTGTACTTGCGGTTGAAGAAGGGGTCGATGACCATCTTGCCGAAGTTGGGGTTGGCCGTGGTGCCATCGGAGAGGAACGCTTGCGTGTCCATGATCGGGCCGGGGTGGTTCATGCACGAAACCATCATGCTGGGCATCACGCCCGATGGGTAAGGCGGATTGATCGTGAAGCTCGAAGGCGTCAGGAAGTTGTATGAGCCAAACTGGTCTGAATACACCCGCGTGATTTCTCGCCCGGTCCAGTCTTGCACCGAAACCGGCAGATGGGGGGGTGCGTATTTTTCACCGAACGAGGGCGAGAAGCGGTTGAACTCGGTCGCGGTGTCGTCCAGGATGAAGCCCACGCCGTGGCCCGCCACGGGCGCTTCGGTGTACAGGAAGAAATTGGGTGCGGGGTTGGTGCCGGGCACCAGAGGGACCGCTTTCATGTCGCACTTGCGCCATGTTTGGCCCGCACCGCCATAGGCGGGGTTGTCTTCACCAGGGAACAGCGTGAGTTTGGCGGGCACCGGCAATTCCATGCCCACGCACTCGAATGGCAGGGCTGCGGTGGAGGCCTTGAGCGTGTCACCAAAAGCGACGTTCTGGTCACCACTGCCCACATGGAGGTAGCCGGGAGGCGCGACGGCTTCAACAATGTAGGTGCCCTTGCCTGCGCTGCCGATCAGCACAGGCAGCTCGGCCTGGCCAGCAACACGGCCGAAGGCATAACCCCCGTCAAACAGGGAGGGACGCACCTGGTTGAAGTTGAACAGACCATCGAAACAATCCAGATCGGCCGGCGCGACGAAGGGGATCGAACCATTGGCCACCGGGCCGGGCGGTGGCTTGATACAGCCTGTGGGCACGTTGTCGTCCCAGCTGTCGGTGCCGCCGATACCCACGTGCAGTTGACTGGTTGGGTCATTGGCTTGTGGGCCACCCCAGCTGAACACGTCACCGAAGCTGAACACGCCATCGTTCCCGGTGCGCTCGTAGTCCTCTGGGCCCTTGGTCGAGACGGTCAGCGTACAGGACTCCGGGTCGCGCCAGCAGAAGGGGTAGTTGTCCACATCGGGCAATTGGGCGATGTGGCCGTCTGCGCCACTCAGGCCGCCCGCGGCGCACAGGCCTGTGCCATCGTTCTTCGGCTTGTCAATCAGGCCGTCGGCATCGCAGTCCAGGAACATGTTGACCTGCACGCGCGGCACACCGGGCTCCCAGTTTTCAGCCGCGGCAAAACGGGGATCGTCTTCGGCCCGCGTGATGGCGTATTGAACGATGCCGGCGATGCCACCGTTTTCACTCTTGGTGCCATTGAGCTCACCGGCGTAGGGTTGCTTGCCCCATTCGATGTGGTTGGTCAGGCCCAGGAAGGCTTGGGTGCCTTCCAGCAAGGTCACGCCCTGCTCGGTGCGGTAGTACTTGTCGCCCGCCTTGAAGCAGGCCGTGGTGTCGATGATCTTGCCGTCGGCGTCTTTGTTCAACGCCACCTGCTCAGGGGTACAGGTTTCCTGCAGCTGCGGGTTCAAACGGATCCAGGGGTTGTAGGCAAAAGCCGGATCGCTGCTGCCATAGCTGCCCGTCTCGGCGTTCCACAGTTTGATCGCATTTTCATCGGGGGCGATCGCACCACCGGCATCGGTCACCATGGTGGCACCGGTCACTTTGAACCGTGCGTAGTCGATCTCGGTCACCATCCAGTTGAAGAACGGGAACACCTCTGTGAAGGCGTAGGTGCCATCTTTCTTGGTCACCGCAGCCTGGTAAATGCTGCCATCGCGGAAGCGGATGGTGCTGGCAATGCCTTCACCAAAAGCGGGCTTGAGATCGCCGGGGGCGTAGTTTTTCTGTTCTTCGGTCTCGATACCGGTCACCGGATCGACCTTGATGTAAGGCTTGCTGTAGGCCTCGGCAAAGAACGGCAGGCCGCTGCCATCGATGTCCTGGAACACACGGCCCTGGATCCGGCCGAACCAGCTGAACACCGGCACATCGCCCATGGCGAGGTCGGAGCCTCCGACCGTGATGGTTTGTGTGCCGATGATCATGTCCAGCGGCTCGTCCCACACCACCAGCTCATAGTTGCCTGGAGGCACGTTCGGGATGGTGAAGGTGCTGTCCTTCTTGCAGGCGGTCGTATAGAGGGTCCTGGTACTGGCGCCGGTTTCGTTCAGCCCCACCCAGCATTCGTTCACAGGCGCACCTCTTTCAAAGGCGTAATTGGGCGTGCGCGAGTTGTGGATGTTGACCACCTTGCCGGTGATGTTGCGTGCGTTGGGTCCCACCAAACCCACACACCGGCTGCCCGCCGTCCCCTGGACACAACCCGACTTGGTGAAACCCATGAACACATGGTGGCCGGGGGGGCCGAATTCCTGGAAGAAAGAAGGCTCGTTGTTTTTCACCCAGGCGTCAGAGCCCTTGGTGCCTTCGATGGTGGAGGTCTGGGTCCAGTCGCTGCCGACGGGCGCCACCATGAACACGGTGTATTTGGCCGGGAACAGGTTCTGGATGAGCAGCGTGCCATCAGGGCCGGTTTTGAGAATGCCGGAGCCGCGCACCTTGACGGAACCGTCGGTGTTGTAGGTTGTGCCCAGCGGGTTGCCGAAACCGTCTTGCGTCACCGCGCCGCCGGACTGGCCGAAGGTGCCGCCGGCCTCCATGAGCAGCACGGTGAAACCTTCAAGCCCCTGCTCCTGCGGCAGGTCGGGTGCACTGTTGAGGGGGTTGTTGTCGTTGAACGCGTACACCGAAATCTGCGCCGTTGGCACGGGGTATTGGTTGACATACACCGTGGCGGTGGCTGTGCTGCCATTGATCACAATGGGCGCCCCGCCCATCTGGTAGCCTTCGACGGCGACGGAGAGGTAGTAGCGCTTGGCCGTATCCAGACAATTGGAGGCCGGGGTGCCCACGCAGACCGAGGGCAACGGTTGCGCATACAACCGTGCCACATCGGGGTCTTGCGTCAGGCCTGTGGGCGCGGTGCCCACCCGCCCGGCCGCGACCACCGGCATGTAACTGGTGTGGAAGCTGAACGAGTAATTGGCCGTGGTGGCCGGCTGCCCCGGCACCGAGAGCTTGGTGGCGTCTTGCTCAACGGTCCAGCGGTAGTCGCTGCCGAGGTTCACCGTGGTGCCGTCGGCCTGCACCCCCAGAACCGTGACCGCCAGCGGAGCAGCGTGCACGACAGCCGTGAGGAAAAAACAGGCAGCGGCCAGCAAGCAATGCCTGGCTGACTGCCCGAAGAATCCGGATCTTGCGGTGTTGCTCTGGATTTTCATGGTGACGCTCCCAAGGTGCGTAAAAAAGGGGTCCAAAACCGTAACCAGATCCAGAAGCCGAAAACTGGGCTGAAATTCACCCCTTTGTTTGCGTTTTCGAGGTTTCCTGATCTGTTAACGCCATGTTACGAACCAGTTTTTCAACATACATGGGGTGTCACCCCACCATCAGGTAGGGGAACTGCTACATAAAGTAGCAGTTTTGGAGTGGGTGCCGCACAACCTTAAATTCGCTTAAGAATTTCCCCCTTTTGAGCCAGAAAGGACCAGGCCAGGCCTCTCGATAGCCGTTTCACTGAGACAAAAGAGGGTGGGAGGCCATCAAGGACGGCGGTTGTCCCTGACTTCACCAGCGCCCATCCAGGGGCTCGGTGCTGTGTGAGGAGCGTCCCATGGCGGCCGGCATCCCCCTCAGGCCAAGCCGTCCATAGCGCTGCCCGCGCCCCCAACGGGGCCGATAGGTTCGATAAGCAGCTTGTGTGCACCGTGTGGCAACACGGGCGATGCAGCGCTTTGCGCCAGAGGCACACGGATGGAATGTGGGGACCGGGACGCCGGCCATGCCAGCATCAGGCGGCGCCGTGCTTGGTCTCGAAATGCACGCCCATCTTCTGCAAGAGCGGGGTAGGCAGCTCACCCCCTGCACAAACGATGACCGCATCGTTTGAATACATATGGCAAACCCCTTGCCAATCGATTTCGACCGCTTGTTTGTCTATGCGACCCACTTTGGATTTCAGCATCACGCGAAGGCGCCCGCCGGCTTCCAGCGCCTCCAGCTTGGTGCGGTTCTTCTGCTTCACCCGCGAAAATGCCTCACTGCGGTAGGAAAGAATGACGTCGGTTCCCGGTGTTTCAGCCAAAGCGATGGCCGCTTCGAGAGCGCTGTCACCGCCGCCCACCACCAGCACTGCCTGGCCTTCGTATTGGGCTGGGTCCACCAGACGGTAGACAACTTTGGATGACTCTTCGCCTGGGACACCCAGTTTTCGGGGCGTGCCGCGCCGCCCGATGGTCAAAAGAACACTGCGGGCTTTGTAGCGCCCCTTGCTGGTCTTCACCCAAAAACCATCCCCATCGGATTCGACGCTTTCCATGCGCTCACGAAACGCAATGGTGAGACCCGTCTTCTCGACCACGCCTTCCCAAAACTCGAGCAGCTTTTCCTTCTGCACTTCGCCAAAGCGCATCTTCCCCACGATGGCCAGAACCACAGGCGCCGTCATGGCCACTTTTTGCCGCGGATAGTGGTACACCGAGCCACCGAGCGAATCTTCCTGCTCAATCAGCTTGAAGCGGAGTTTGTGCTGCATGGCGGCCAGCCCGGCCGACAGGCCTGCGGGGCCGCAACCCACGATCATCACATCAAGATCACACTGGCCATTGCTGCGTTTTTTGATGAAGTCCATGGCCTGCCTGCCCTGCTCCGCCGCCTTGCGGATCAGCCCCATGCCACCCAGTTCACCGGCCACAAAAATGCCGGGTACGTTGGTTTCAAATTCAGGGCTGACCAGCGGAATGTCGATGCCGCGCTTCTCGGTGCCAAAAACCAGGGTAATTGCCTCCACGGGGCAAGCTGCCATGCAGGCACCATGGCCAATACACGAAGCTGCGTTGATGAGCACTGCCTTGCCATCCACGATGCCCAGCGCCTGCTCGGGGCACGCCTTGGCACAGCTTCCCGACCCGATGCAGCGCGCAAGGTCCACCACAGGATGCAAGGAAGGTGGCTCGTTCAAGCCTTGTTCGATCGACTCCTTGAGCTCCGCCTGAAACATGGCCTTGCGCTTGGAGCGGTGCCACCAATAGAGCAGCAAAACAGGGAAGAACCCAATGAGGTAGATGTATCGGTAGTCCACAGTTCGTGCCTCGGTTCAATGGCTGGGGCCCCTGACGGAACCACCAGGGATCACTTCACCGTATCGCGAATTTCAATGGCCAGCCCGGTTTCCCCGACCGCCACTGGAGCCGACTGACCGGTCAGGTCGCCTGGGGTTGGTGCAGCCTGGCCGCTCTTGCTCACGCGCGCGCTCACGATGACGCTTTTGACGCCAGAAATGCGGGCCGCGGGCGACATGGAGGAGCTGTCATCCAAAGTAAAACTGAATGGCAAATCCTTCACCTGCCGCCGCTGGATCGCAAGCGGCATGCGCTGCCCTCCTTCGGCGGCACGGGCGTAGACAAATACCGTGTCCTCAGGGCTGGCGAGTTTGCTCAACGCTGGCGCAAGTGTCACCGTTCCGCTGACCGCACTGCCCGGCAACCCCATGCCCCCCGGCGCAGCGACCTCGGTCGCTGGCAGTTGGGTTTCAGCCACAGCGGGCATCCCGCCCAGCTGACGGGCTTCCGCCAATCCGCCCGCCACTTGTTTGACATATTCGCTGTCGGGCGATCCGAACTCAACCACCTGCTCCCAGTACCTGACTGCCGAAGCGTAGTCCTTGGTGTTGAAGGCTTCGGTGCCTGCCAACGCAAGCGCCTTGGGGTTTCGCGGGTCGAGTTTGAGCGCAGCATTCACCCATTTCATGGGTTCACCCGTCAGATTTCGACCATTTTTGACTGCCAGCGAGTCGGCATAATCCGCCAGCAATGGCGCGTCATCACTGCGCAACTTCACCGCCTTCTCGTACGCCACCAGTGCCTCGGGGTGGCGGCCCAGAACGGTGTATGAACGTGCCAGCATGGCCCAGCCTTCGGCATCCTCCGGCGTATCTTTCATACGCGCCGCCAGCTTTTCGGCCATACCCGCAATCTCCTCTTGCGAGGTGGCATGGGGCGTCGCCTGTTCGGTACCCACCGGCCCGGTGGACACGTTGTCTTGCGGCGAAGCGTTCAGCTGTTCTGGTGAACCCATGTACCAATAGCCTGTCGCCGCGGCCACCACCACGGCTGCCGTCAATCCGGCTATCAGGCTGCGGGACTGACGCGCGGCTACCGGCACAGCGCTCGCCACCGGCTCGTCGCCAGGCGCGCCAGGTGCCGCCGCAGAAACTGGCGCCTTGTCGGCCGCACCACTCATGACCAGGTCGATGATCTTGCGTTCCAGCGAAACCTTGCTTTCTTCGTATTGCGCCGCAGGAAGCACGCCGGATTCGTGCAGCTCTTTTAACTGGTCCAGCTGACGTCGCAGGGTAGGTATGTCTTGTGTCATGTGGAGGAACTCACATCGGGTTTGGCAGGGGTTGCTGCAATTGAGGGTCTCTCGTTTTCCCCGATTTGCTCGGGCTCCGGTTCGAAGAGCGAAGGGTCCATTCGGGAACGCCTGCGAAGGACCAGGAACAATGTTCCCAAGCCCGCGACCAGCAAGATGCCTGGACCAAACCAGAGCAATGCGGTCTTGCTCTTGAGGGGCGGTCGGTAGAGCACAAAATCGCCATACCGGGCGGTCATGTAATCCAGAATTTGTGCGTCACTGTCGCCCCGCCTCAGCATTTCCCGCACCTGGTTGCGCAGATCAACAGCCAGGCCAGCGTGCGAATCAGCGATCGTCTGGTTCTGACAGACCAGGCAACGCAACTCCGTGGTCAAGGCAACCATGCGCGCTTCCAGCACCGGGTCGTCCGAAGCCGGCGCCGCTTCTTTGGCTTGCAACCAGCCACTGCACAGCGCCAGCGCCATCCATACCAGCCACTTAGCCATTGAGCTTCCTCACAAGGGGTTCTATCTGATCACGGATCACTTCGGGCGTCAGCTGCCCAATCTGCTTGAACCTGATCACACCTTTGCGGTCGATCACGAACGTCTCGGGCACGCCGTACACACCAAAATCAATCCCAACCCGGCCATCGAAATCAAACAGAGAGGCCTCGTAGGGATCGCCATACCGGGCCAGCCAGCGCAGGCCGTCCATGCGCTCGTCTTTGTAATTCAGACCATAAATCGGCACGAGCTTCTTGCCAGACAACGCCACCAGCAACGGATGTTCCGCCTGGCAGGCCACGCACCAGGAAGCCCAGACACTCAAGATCCAGACCTTGCCCAGCAAGTCTTCGCGCGCAATGGTCACCTCAGGTTGGCTCAATCGCGCGAGCTTGAAGTCCGGCGCGGGTTTGTCAATCAAGGGCGACGGGACTTCCTTGGGGTCCAGC encodes:
- a CDS encoding multicopper oxidase domain-containing protein — translated: MTTTQTFHRSLIALAATSSLGLLTQAHAEVFVQCGPNNAGVDANGMIKAAYDVDPAVAGPKNASSQCMHLAAGDGFITMADKRELYTFGFTDVTKKAVNQVPLDSLDANFSAPTIELQQGKDFYLTLTNVSMAMRPDLFDPHTVHFHGFPQQPPVFDGMPEGSFGVNMGSSFTYYYKLNDPGTYLYHCHQEATEHMQMGMLGNLYVKPLQDGTPKTYGGRTYTKFVYNDGDGSTGYDVSKPLQLVSMDSEFHDLHIGVQPLPFKNMRDDYAMINGRGYPDTVNPSPLDPPTQKVDVLTGGGVAIGDITSSQPINALITAVKGERVLLRMSNLSVTNYYTITAQGLPMKVVGSGARQLKGPDGKILYYDTSSVTLGGGESTEVMIDTSQVEPGTYFLYTTNLNFLSNGTEDNGGMMTEIVVSSI
- a CDS encoding NAD(P)-binding domain-containing protein, encoding MDYRYIYLIGFFPVLLLYWWHRSKRKAMFQAELKESIEQGLNEPPSLHPVVDLARCIGSGSCAKACPEQALGIVDGKAVLINAASCIGHGACMAACPVEAITLVFGTEKRGIDIPLVSPEFETNVPGIFVAGELGGMGLIRKAAEQGRQAMDFIKKRSNGQCDLDVMIVGCGPAGLSAGLAAMQHKLRFKLIEQEDSLGGSVYHYPRQKVAMTAPVVLAIVGKMRFGEVQKEKLLEFWEGVVEKTGLTIAFRERMESVESDGDGFWVKTSKGRYKARSVLLTIGRRGTPRKLGVPGEESSKVVYRLVDPAQYEGQAVLVVGGGDSALEAAIALAETPGTDVILSYRSEAFSRVKQKNRTKLEALEAGGRLRVMLKSKVGRIDKQAVEIDWQGVCHMYSNDAVIVCAGGELPTPLLQKMGVHFETKHGAA
- a CDS encoding cytochrome c-type biogenesis protein; translation: MAKWLVWMALALCSGWLQAKEAAPASDDPVLEARMVALTTELRCLVCQNQTIADSHAGLAVDLRNQVREMLRRGDSDAQILDYMTARYGDFVLYRPPLKSKTALLWFGPGILLVAGLGTLFLVLRRRSRMDPSLFEPEPEQIGENERPSIAATPAKPDVSSST
- a CDS encoding DsbE family thiol:disulfide interchange protein — its product is MKLLKFLIPLGIFIALVGFLAVGLKLDPKEVPSPLIDKPAPDFKLARLSQPEVTIAREDLLGKVWILSVWASWCVACQAEHPLLVALSGKKLVPIYGLNYKDERMDGLRWLARYGDPYEASLFDFDGRVGIDFGVYGVPETFVIDRKGVIRFKQIGQLTPEVIRDQIEPLVRKLNG